A single region of the Triticum dicoccoides isolate Atlit2015 ecotype Zavitan chromosome 2B, WEW_v2.0, whole genome shotgun sequence genome encodes:
- the LOC119365162 gene encoding acyl-coenzyme A thioesterase 13-like: MAPQPEDAPKPLPEESREWTLRFIQALGVDASLPASAERPDAYSALVRALLSSATVSSSPAPRVSCTLTVSSAATNTYNTLHGGAVAAVAEAVGMACARAAAGDKEMFLGELSTAYLSAARLDSEVEVEAQILRKGRSVVVTTVEFRLKDSKKLCYTSRATFYIMPVASL, encoded by the exons ATGGCACCGCAGCCGGAGGACGCGCCCAAGCCTTTGCCAGAGGAGTCTCGCGAGTGGACGCTGCGGTTCATCCAGGCCCTCGGAGTGGACGCGTCCCTCCCGGCCTCGGCGGAGCGTCCCGACGCCTACTCCGCCCTCGTCCGCGCGCTCCTGTCCTCCGCCACCGTCTCCTCCTCCCCCGCGCCGCGCGTCTCCTGCACCCTCACCGTCTCATCCGCCGCAACT AATACCTACAACACGCTccacggcggcgcggtggcggccgTCGCGGAGGCCGTCGGGATGGCGTGCGCGCGTGCTGCGGCGGGGGATAAGGAGATGTTCCTCGGCGAGCTCAGCACAGCGTATCTCTCAGCCGCCCGCCTTGAT TCTGAAGTGGAAGTAGAAGCGCAGATACTGAGGAAGGGCAGATCTGTTGTGGTTACTACAGTTGAATTTCGGCTCAAGGACAGCAAGAAGCTCTGCTACACATCTCGAGCCACCTTCTACATCATGCCTGTGGCAAGCCTGTAA